The nucleotide sequence ACTTTTACTATTATTGTTTCCCTGCCAGCCTCCTACTCCATTGCCCGTTTAAAATTTAAAGGAAAACTGTTTGCTTCACGTATAATTTTATATACATATTTAATCCCCGCTGCGGTTTTATATATTCCTCTTTTTGTTCTTATGACCAATATTGGTCTTACAAACTCTCTTTATGCCTTAATGCTTATATATCCTACTTTCACTATACCCTATGCCACATGGATTTTGATTCCATACCTGGGTTCCATACCTTTTGAACTTGAAGAAGCAGCCCTGGTAGACGGATGCAAGAGGATAAGCAGTATGGTAAGAATTGTTTTGCCATTGGCATCACCAGGTATTGTCACTACGTTCATATTTTCTTTTACTCAATGTTGGGGTGAATTCTTGCATGCTCTGGTTAACATCAGTGATAAGAATCTTCGTACATTTCCCCTGGTTATAAATGCCCTTATCTGGGGTGACTTGTATCCATGGGGCCAGATTATGGCCGGTGGCATAGTAGCCTGCCTGCCTATTCTCATTATATATATGGTAGCATCAAATGCTTTGGTTGGTGGTCTTACTGCAGGAAGCATAAAACAGTGAACTGCAAAAAAAAGACATTAAAAAGGGGGATTCATTTTGACCAGAGGTAAAATTTTTATAAATGTAAGAGATAATCTTGACATACATATCATTACCGAAGGGCTTGAGAAAAACGGTTTTACCTATGAACGTGGTTTTATATCCAGCACAGATGAAGAATCAACAATTCGCTATTGCAAAGACTGCATAGGTGTCATTTCAGGTGTGGAGCCCTGGAATGAAAGAACTCTTTCAGC is from Clostridiaceae bacterium and encodes:
- a CDS encoding carbohydrate ABC transporter permease → MKKSPWFNIFSFTVLGIAILISMFPIYWMIITSFKPMSEIYLRKPTFWPQKFTLSNYIALFTETTYLRGISNSIIVAMTVATFTIIVSLPASYSIARLKFKGKLFASRIILYTYLIPAAVLYIPLFVLMTNIGLTNSLYALMLIYPTFTIPYATWILIPYLGSIPFELEEAALVDGCKRISSMVRIVLPLASPGIVTTFIFSFTQCWGEFLHALVNISDKNLRTFPLVINALIWGDLYPWGQIMAGGIVACLPILIIYMVASNALVGGLTAGSIKQ